The genome window aaaatgaaatcgagtgtgtacttatagcactcgttctaatttgaATTGAATTACTCATACTTGAAATATTTTAATATGCCAAATGCTCAAAAGTTCAAATGTTTGAATGTATCAAATACttgaattacatgaaataaGTATTCTAtgactgcatacgtcgttggagtaaACCTCCTCGACACTCAAATGTAcatgggggatgcccaaactcataggccaaccttGGGACTCGacccggcaagggcttggtcgggaatctcggtgagccatgagaatcacatgataaacttgatctattggagagattttgcttggcatactcgttgagtatcaccttataaatgtcgtgcgggcctgGTGTGGTATGTACAGTGGACGGACCTGAGAAGTAAATAGAGATCTACGGATtagaaataccgacccggttgatggagagtcatcgcgggaagatatacgaatgacattGACAAAgtaagtggaacttagctcctaagagctaccatattcttgaattgtttctagtTACATTTCATTGAAATTGTTAACTACTCGCACTTTATCATTTGACCTGTTATTTGGGTTTGTTACTTGGattatgtgcttgcatgtgtgttcttgggctcacgagcgttttgctcaccccgtaaatttgttttccttaacaggattggataCGGAGTAAACTTGGAAAAATCTCCTTTGGATGTAtcttgtattagggtttcaaattttggcttgaccccttttggttgtacttttggaattttaATGTAATATTTGGatatgtgatgtatattttgggatttaAGATGTACTATGGACACCCGATGTGTGGGTTGCAAAATGGATGATGTTAAggttgaacgcttccgcactaaTTGCATTTATATTAACTGGTTGTAACGTATAGTATCGCTATAAGTTTGAACgtaaattgcttgagtcctggcgaaagttgggcagacgtcccgcagataccctttgattcgtcttagggagaagtgggggcgtcacagtccATATATCTGGAGAGTTTCCAAAATATCTCCAATTATTGGGCCATTTTATGATGACCAAATATGTAAAAGGGCTTCCCCATAATAtcagaagtttttttttttttttttttacccagtACATGAATTGCCTTCTTATTGTTTGCTCCCACAAGCAACTGGCCTTTCCTGTTCATAGCACAACACTATTGGCCTTCTCATATTAGTTTTACCCACAGTGAGCAATACTGTTCACCTTCCATCGTAGCCAAGCCCAGCCCGTTCCAGATGCCTTCTTTCCCCAACCGAAAGCAAACAACTCACGTGCAAATAACAACCAAAAGAGAACGACGAAAGTGAGTCCCAAAGTTCCTTAACCACATTGACTGTTAgacaaattttttatatataatataatgctACAGTAACATATAAatgaaaacaactccaaaaacattatatttatacaatatatcaaaaataacttcaaatatacaaaaaataaaatttataaaatttattttttcaatctatcaaaaaataaaaaaataaaaacaactcCATTCAACATATGAAAAACAACTCTAAATATacgcaaaaaataaaaaataaaatctacacCATTTATTTCTTTCATCTATCGCCACCACCCACTACCACCACCATCCcctcctttttcctctttcctctCCCTCTTCCCTTCCCTTTCCTTCCTCTTTCCCGCCACACTCCACCCCTCCCCCTTCCTcctcttccccccccccctcccactTTCCCAAATATGGCCTTGACTAGAGGTTATGATCTAGCCACGATATCATAACCAGAGACCTCAATCTAGCCTCGGCCAAATCGAGGGAGGGAGGGAAGGAAAGTGGTGAGATGCGACGATCAAAGGGAGGAGAAGGAGAAGGGAGAAGGGGAGGAAAGAAAGGGAAGAGGAAAAAGATAGAGGAGacggaaaaaaagggaaagaaagagagggaggaggaagaaggaGGGACAGAAGGGCAGAGGACTAGAAAAGATAGGAGAGGTGGACGGAGAAAGTGATGgtgataatttttaaaaaatattacaaaaaatatttcaaaatatatctaataaacaactccaaaaatatctagaaaaacATCTACACTAgaaactagaaaatttttcatatagaatattacaataaaatattttttaaaaaaaaaagagctaatCCAAAGTTACAATCTTCTAAAATCACAATCATCGTTCTTCTCCTAAAAAGCCAAGAATCAAAAAAGACACAGCCTACCGCCTCTCAATGATCATCTTCAAATCATTATTGCCTTTGAGCTCCTAAAATTATCGTCAGAATCTTTCCAATGCCTTAATTAGGATTCCAAGCCCCATTAGAAAcacagaaaagaagaaagaagaaagaaaaaacgaaAGGCAGAAAAGAGCAGAAGGAAACAAAGGAATCAGCAGGGAGTTGCTGTTGCCGCCGCCACCACCGGAACTTTCCACCACCACCTGCAAATCTTCACCGAGAGAGCACTGTAAGCTCTCCTTTCCTttaatttcagtttttctttAAGCTCAGATTCTTGAAACTCTTAAAGCACATTTCTCTTGAATTTGTCctttaaaatttttcagttAATTATGCACGATTTTGTGAATGTACATGCTTTGTGTGTTAATTGGACTGAAATCCCTTGTGTTTCTGAGAAATTTGGATGACTATAATCCTGATTGAAAATGAAATCTGTGGTTTTTTTCATGTCTATCACATATTTGACAAAATGCTCAAATGAACcccaaatgaaaatttaaactAAAGGCATGAATCTCCTGAATCTGTGCACGTGGAGAGGATTTGCTATCAGTCCAACGCTGATCGTAGCCTGTGAGTGACGCCGGAAAACCAAGAGGACCGAGGGAATTGAAGCCTGAgcgatttttttcctttttcatttctgctattttctgcatttttgtgaGCGTTTAGGTGTGTATGGCGTGTTTGTACGTGGAACAGAGAGAATGGAAACTCCAGCTAGTCCAAGCCGGAGGTGATGGTTTCCATTTTCTGGCGAATTCCCGTTGAAGGGAAGCAACGCAGCAGCAGCCTGGACTAGTGTCGTGGAGAAGATGATCAATTCCCAGGAATTTACAGCTTCAGCTTCAGCCCCTCTATTTTCAGTTGTCTTGTAATTAATTCCCCAGATTATTAGGACTTTATAATTTGACCCTGGaactttatttttgtgttttcaattaggtccttagCACTATTTTAGTAAGCTTTTAGATTAATTAGCTTTCTCATTTGCCAAGTCAAGTTGCAATTaattttatttctctttttaAACTTGATATAACCCGTAAGGGGCATAGGTGCGTTTAATTTTTACCTTTTCGTTGTTTTCTTCTATTTTTAGTTAATTACTTTATATTTTGTTGTGTGTAATTGAGTGGGCCGTGAGCGCGTTGTTTCATGGCTTTTCCAATAGAAACCTTGGAATTaatcatttcattttatttcactCTTTTTGTGTTAtgcatatttattttaatttgtttagGTGTTTTGTGTTAATCAAGTACATGTTATGTGTTTAACAATAGATTAACTTTTTTTTGCCTTAAAATTAAAAGTGTTTAATTAAACTCGCAAAGGTGCTTGAGGGTAAAATCTTGACCTTTCCACCTCACGAATGGAGCTCCTCAAACTCATTTCTCTGATTTcgaaagacctggagttgtttAGTTATAGGGGTTTAATTTgtgttttaaaaataaaaattactcTTTTATAGGTGACTCGGTACATCTAAATTCAATACTGAGTGGCGACTCCAAATtgttaaaaaacccttttttctgGACTCTAGTGGGCCCAAATCCGTTGCCTTTGccaagtcccattttaggcccttttctttttattttcctttttttaattttgaaaaaaaaaccaaaaatcattttaaacaaCTTCTTAAATTTTTATCGTTTTGTTTTAGGAAATGAGGCATGACACCCTTCCCTTCCCTTCTGTTTCAGATATGTATGGGGGTACTACTAGCCTACTACTACTAGTAATTAGGATTTAACCTTGGACTATGTGATAAGGAAGAGTATAGGAGGATATGATATGTCTACAAATtcccctcctttttttttccattttcatcttcCCCTCCTTCCCAGTTTCTAATCTTCTCCTCTGGTGCCTTGCTTTCTCCATGTGTCTTTCCATTTAttctgtattttctttattgCTTTTTTTATTTCGCAGCAATCATTTTTCTTATAATCTGTCCTTTAGCAGTGATAGAAGATTCTTTTCATGTGCTCTTAGTATTAGTTAACAAGTTCCTTATAGAAACTAGTACTACCACTGCCTTCCGCTTAAGCAAATTATTTTCCTGttttattcttcttttgattctaTGTTGTTGCTTAACGCTTTTGATACCAAAATTAAGGTTCATGAATGAATGCGTCAAGGATTCACTTTGAGAAGTGTGAGGATATGTTTCCTTCAATCCTCTTAAATATGTGCAATTatcactttttccttttttttttttgtgttttcttccctttttccttgGGTATATTGCTGTCCAACTTTGCATCATTTGCTGCATTGGTTGATCATTGGAGTTCTTGGGCTGGGAAAATAGCTTGAAGATAGTTATATTTTGTATCTGCCCACACATTTAATGTTGTGGCTGTTTTCAATAATGTGATCTCTCCTATAACGGAATATAGTAATTTAAGTTAAAAACTTCCTATTCGTATCAAAACTCTAATGTGTTCGATTCACGACCTACAGGAAGTTGTTGTTCCCGTGGTGCAAGGAAAAATCAGGCATACTTGTGGAAGTGTGACATTGGAACAGTTTATGGAGTCTCCACTATTGAAACCAATGGTTACTTTATCTGGAACTGCCGAAGAAGGTGCCGTTGGACCTCCTCTAGGTTTGGTTGACATAGGTATCTGTGAAAGTGCCTATCTTTTTCGTGTTGCCCTTCCTGGTGTTAGGGGTAGCGAGAGTAAGTTATCCAACTTCAGCTAGTCTCTGCCCTAAATTGTTTTGCTCAGGATTTGGATAGATACAGATAAAGCTCTAGCACACATTTAGCTCCACATACCAGCTGAAAAAATAGTGGATTGTTGTGGCTAGACTTAAAAGTTTCCCACATGACCACCAGAGAAGCTTGTATagtaagggaaaaaaaatgaaaaaaaaactattgtGACTAAGTAGACAACCTTCAGAATGCATCCATACATTAATCATCTGGCCTTCTCAACATGGTGAagatcattttcaatttttaaagcTTTAGGTAGTAAATCGTCAACAAACATATGCACTCAACGAAATATGTCCTGCTGCATGAGCCATATTTCCATTCTGCTCTTGTTAGGGTCTCTGCCTAGCACTCCATGGGTATTAACTTGGCTTTGTGATTTGAGAACTCTGGCTGACTTGTGCATTTAAATCATTAAATAGAAAATCAACTTTTGTCTTTAGTTTCTATATATATCATTTTATCTATATGTACGCTTATCTCATAGCTTCAACTTCCTATTCTGTTCTTATCTTTTTCCTTGCATGCCTGCTCTGAAATTTCTAACTGCCATGGGATCCTGTATTTTTCATCATCAAATTCTAGTATCTTTGGACATCAAAACCTTTTATTATTGAATTTTAAGAGCTAAATTTGCTGGTGTTGATTTCCATCTGCAGTGACTGTGAAtttaaaaatgggaaaaaattcTCCGTCTGGACGTTAAGCTAGTCATTGATGTCTCCTAATAATGACAGGAAATTCATTGGATTATCCCCTACATGGTTTTCAACTGCATTCTCTAAATGTCCTTCGTTACAAATGTTGTCAAAGAGCTGTGGTTTACACATTCTTAAAGATGCATAGCATGTGCAAATTTCTCTCCTCTATACCAATAGCTGATTGTTTTAATATGTAGATACATTCTTTATGGTAGTCTCTAGGATAAAAAGGCTCCTGGCTGCCTTTCTTGTGACTGATGAATAATTCCAAAATATTTTGCATGCATTTAACCTGTAAAGGGTCTGTTTCCAAGAGTAGGAGACTAAAATGCAAAAGTTACAAATCATTATTCAACATACAACATCAATGCAGGTAAGTTGAAATGCAACATACAACTCAATGGACGGGTTCACATAGAGGGAGTGATTACCGAGTCTCAATTCATGAAGAATTGTTCTAAGGTgtttgaaatgaaagtacaGCAGCTTTGTCCTACTGGGCCTTTCAGTGTCTCTTTCAATTTGCCTGGACCTGTAGACCCAAGGTTATGCTCTTTTTCTTTCAAGGCAGGTGGTATTTTCGAGGTGGTTGTACTGAAGTTCAGAATACCACATCTATCAGCAGAAGGCTGGTTTGAAAAATGGTATGATTGCTGGTCCTTTCCTTGATGAGCGTTTCCAGACCTGATTAATTTCCGGAAGTTATTCCTTTTCGTTCGCAGAAGGTAAGACTAAATCTTTTTTGTTGCTTCATTGTTTTTTGTGCTAGTGAAAAACTAGTATTTGATATCAGTAGAGCGAAAATTGGCCATATGTTACCTTCCTTGTGACCTTATAACTGGTTACTATAACATGAATTCGCAGGCTGATCTGGTTATTGTAACGCTGAATCATCTGTTCAGTTAGCCGATTCATTATGTTAAATCTTGTTGGTGCAGCGTTTTGTTTAATTTAAACAGCCCatcatttgatttcacttgGAATTGAGTACTGCTTAGAATTGAGACTTCTCAAAATTATTACTCAATAAGACCCACATTACATttgtcttttttgtttttttaaatttgtcaaAACTCGTTAACATCTGCATTAGAAACCAATACAGTCTGTACATCTAGAGCCACTGCTTTCTTACATCCGCTTGAGCTGCCTCTAGCAGCCAAGCTGGAAAGATTCCTTCCTATTCAATCTCACTCAAACACGTAACAGCAAACCTTGCTAAACCATGTCTAACACAGTTGTTTTCTCTTTTGGTGAAAGATACAACATTTATCAAAACAGCTTTTTAGTTTCCTTGTATCATTTGGAACAGTTGATGTCAAAATGTCTTCTGCTGAATTTTCTTTCATCTTATTTATTATCATCTTGCAGTTAGCCTTGAATTCCACTTTCTTCCatcctttcctttttgcttGCATCATTGCTTCCCTGATTGCTAATGCTTCCTCCAGTCTAGCCTCACTACAGTTGCTCCTTGGGAATACTCAGGTGATTAACACCTTACCATTGCTATCTCTCGCCACTGCTACCACTCTACTTTGTTCATCTTCTGGTTCAAAGCCACATCTGTGTTCACGTTAATCCAGCCTCTTTGAGGAGGAACCCACCTGAGATCCTGTTCTCTTGCTATCGTTGTCTGTTCCTGATTCTCCTTGTCTTCCTTTTGCACCTGCTGGAATTCTAACCACTCACATACTGCTTTTGTTTACCACCTGCACAGGATTCCATTCTTGATTCTTGCATGTTACTCCATTCCTGGCCTTCCAAATCTGCCACATTAAGAGTTTTCTGGATGACAAAAAACGATAACTAAAGAATGGATTGTGGAATAGAATCTCTCTCTAAAATGACGAACCAATAGATTTGAATAATTGAGCTTACTTTTTCTTGATTCATGAGGAGGGAAGTAGGGGAGGATTGTAATCAGGAGGTTTTGGGTTCATGATCTACCACTTacgtagaaaaagaaaaaagttcatGGTTTGAAAGGCACATTCACACTAGTCTCTTTTTCCCTCTtgttttcttatcttttgcatgGATTAAGCTTAAGTCAGAAAACTGTACTTGTGAGCGATATACCAGGCTTCTCTGCTCAATATCGCATTACATTCATGAATTTAGCAATAACTAGTTAGCTGATACTCACTAATCAGTGGCCTTTCTAGTCCTCAACTACTGCCTAAAGAAAATGCTTAGGAGCAATAAGTGAGCCGCTGAGGCTTAACTCATAACACTAGTTCATGTTGAAGTAGTAAAAATCCAATATCTTTTAGAATAGTAGACTTTTGTGCTTGGATAGTAGACTTTTTTTAGAATAATATTGTAGCACTTTTAATCAGGTTTAGAGCAGTAGctaatatatatctatttgtGTGTGCGCGCGTGTGTGAAAATGTTAACTAAATTTCAAGCCTTAGTTTCGTGGATCTTAAGGCTAAGCGATCAGAAGCCTATCGCGCAATGAACTGGGTCAATTTCTAAACAAGGGTCAATGGGATCAGCCCATTATCTTCTCAAATCAAAATTGTTGAGCTTCCGATTACTCTGGTTTCTTCTATAGtacaacaaaagcaaaaaaaaattatcaacatTTCTTCGTCTGACATCAAAGTTTCAACACTCTCGGTTCGACAATTACTTTCGATGTATggtataagaaaaaaaattgaaagattTCATCACTCGTTCAAGATCAAGGTCCAATTCAATCTTTGAATAGTTAATGATTGATTGAGTTGGGAATTATTAAGCTTATAATTGATgctaaaacaattaaaagtcaTAATCcacttattttaaataaaaaaaataatgggGCGGTACCCGCAAGTAAGTAATGGGGCAAGGTACGAGATAGGTGcaagtagaggtggcaaaatggataaatggttcataattggttttgacttaatggatggtggataaaatttatccaatccatttaaatccattttctaaatggatggatctaaatggattaaataaaaaccaattatccatttataatccatttaaatattttactAGTTCCCTTATTCCACATTTTTCTAGTTTAGAAGACAGCCCATGGAAATGTAGTAGTGAGCTGATTAGTCCAAACTTACGAAGACTCCCCAAGGCCTCGGACATGTTTTTCTGAGTCTCCGAGGCCAACACCCAACATCAACTGACCGCAATGGCGAGAGCGCTGCCCCATTGGCTGGCGAGCCGTTTCAGAAGTTCATTTCCTTTCTGTTTCATTTATTTGGTTTTTAAGTAAATGGATATATATGGTTTTTGTGGATAAtccatataaatccatttaatttaatggttttactttgattaaccatttaaaaccaatactataaatggataatccaaatccatttaattatggattatatggatggataaatggatttcaatccaaattgccacctctaggtGCAAGGTAAGGATCGGGGGATTTTTCTTCCCCAACCTTAAATGGGACGGGAAGTATACCCACGCCCTATAATTGCctaatttaatgaaaaaaattccATGTATGTATAATTATGGTATATACATTAGAGAACCTAATAACCATAAACTATTTTAATTTGACTAAAACACTTCAGTGGTTATACACATATGCAATCTTAATTAGTTCtatataatattttatactAATGTTAAGGGCACACTCAATATGTGTGCAATTCAATATTAattaaaatgaattatttttaaacaaattttttcttttccttaaatcaaattgatataaaattttcattaaagaattTTGGTTTATAATGTTACAGTAAATTGATGGTTAGATTAGAGTGGTTACAAGTAAGTTATAATGGCAAAATATGATAAAGGTAAAAAGTAATTCTTTATAaggataaaattgaaagttcGAAAGATGACCAAATTATTTACAACATCTACCACTCCTCTGGATTTATATATTGTACAGATGTCCCTAATtttgttaatatttttaaaacacaaaaaaaaaaccatatatGAATTGAGGAACTAATAAACCTAACTTTCTGCCTCTGTTATCTCCCTTTCCTTTTTGCCGCCCATCAAACCCTCCACTCCCATTTCATAAGCTCAACCTATCACAGTTTGCCCTATCTAAATGGCTCAAGCTTCCCCTCCTATCTCAGTGCTTCAGCCTCCTAGAACCAGTGCAGTCAAAATTTATCAACCAAAGGAACTCGACGCTTTAATGGAGACTAAAGAGAGCTCCCCCTTCATGTAACTCTAAAAGGAtgttcttccaaaaaaaa of Coffea arabica cultivar ET-39 chromosome 5c, Coffea Arabica ET-39 HiFi, whole genome shotgun sequence contains these proteins:
- the LOC113689724 gene encoding increased DNA methylation 3; this encodes MESPLLKPMVTLSGTAEEGAVGPPLGLVDIGICESAYLFRVALPGVRGSESKLKCNIQLNGRVHIEGVITESQFMKNCSKVFEMKVQQLCPTGPFSVSFNLPGPVDPRLCSFSFKAGGIFEVVVLKFRIPHLSAEGWFEKWYDCWSFP